A portion of the Drosophila innubila isolate TH190305 chromosome 3L unlocalized genomic scaffold, UK_Dinn_1.0 0_D_3L, whole genome shotgun sequence genome contains these proteins:
- the LOC117789246 gene encoding serine/threonine-protein kinase BRSK1 isoform X1, with translation MQKENNVTAENCQFVGPYRLEKTLGKGQTGLVKLGVHCVIGKKVAIKIINREKLSESVLMKVEREIAIMKLIDHPHVLGLSDVYENKKYLYLILEHVSGGELFDYLVKKGRLTPKEARKFFRQIISALDFCHSHSICHRDLKPENLLLDEKNNIKIADFGMASLQPAGSMLETSCGSPHYACPEVIRGEKYDGRKADVWSCGVILYALLVGALPFDDDNLRQLLEKVKRGVFHIPHFVPPDCQSLLRGMIEVNPDRRLTLAEINRHPWVTAGGKGELELELPMMEVVQTHVIPTANAVDPDVLNAICSLGCFKEKDKLIQELLSASHNTEKVIYFLLLERKRRRPALEDDEEIAQKSRSELDAVDPPRKRLDKCRINGTNAPSYGQISEGSPLTPRRQAFNFRSYSSTRNHQRRSPTTVSSSVRSSSYHSPTRCNSPMSSAQQQANAISRPSSPAAGTRHSTYGDRERSGSVHHPSVSRTPSHSSQKSIEGDVVVVREPRLERRDSSRQAPERSGSVRDRGDCVGPPPGSPGGNSGSNSSAASPSVHHRANSGPTIAISMFHDPDSNSVVNPNGSPMLNNSSPGMPGSPCNTPGGQLWKTRLTNIKNSFLGSPRFHRRKMQVSADEVHLTPESSPELTKRSWFGNLITTEKDETFTILVKGKPIATVKAHLIHAFLSMAELSHSVVSPTSFRVEYKRNGNGPVMFQRHVKFQVDISAICKQGDIADMLFALTFTLLSGNIRRFRRICEHIQSQVCSKRFPGPSSPPTVTSVTQAVSESSSCGSVSSERLSYKRQVIENDLENDSIFSYKSGNGRRASTTNNNNANPVDIPGSPIAVRSNSETAEHERNRELQSERQATTMSGSAIA, from the exons atgcaaaaggaGAACAATGTGACGGCAGAGAACTGCCAATTCGTTGGCCCCTATCGCCTCGAGAAGACCCTCGGCAAGGGACAAACGG GACTTGTCAAGTTGGGCGTGCATTGTGTGATTGGCAAGAAGGTGGccattaaaataatcaatcGCGAGAAACTCAGCGAATCGGTGCTAATGAAg GTTGAACGTGAAATTGCCATCATGAAACTAATCGATCATCCGCACGTGCTCGGTCTGAGCGATGTGTATGagaataagaaatatttatatcttataTTGGAGCACGTATCTGGCGGTGAGCTGTTCGATTATCTGGTTAAAAAGGGACGTCTAACGCCCAAAGAAGCACGCAAGTTCTTCAGGCAAATCATCTCAGCGCTGGATTTCTGTCATTCACACTCCATATG TCATCGTGACTTGAAGCCCGAGAATTTGCTGCTGGACGAGAAGAATAATATTAAGATAGCGGACTTTGGAATGGCCTCATTGCAGCCAGCTGGCAGCATGCTGGAAACATCATGTGGTTCACCGCACTACGCCTGTCCAGAGGTCATACGG GGTGAGAAGTACGATGGACGCAAGGCGGATGTGTGGTCATGTGGTGTCATACTGTATGCACTGCTGGTGGGTGCGTTGCCCTTCGACGATGACAACTTGCGCCAGCTGTTGGAGAAAGTCAAGCGCGGCGTCTTTCACATACCACACTTTGTGCCGCCCGATTGCCAGAGTCTGTTGCGTGGCATGATTGAAGTCAATCCGGACAGGCGTCTAACG CTGGCCGAAATAAATCGTCATCCCTGGGTCACGGCTGGTGGCAAAGgcgagctggagctggagctgccCATGATGGAGGTGGTGCAAACACATGTCATACCCACAGCCAATGCTGTGGATCCGGATGTCCTCAATGCCATATGCTCGCTCGGTTGCTTCAAGGAGAAGGACAAACTCATACAGGAGCTGCTTAGCGCCAG CCACAATACCGAAAAGGTTATTTACTTTCTGCTGCTGGAGCGTAAGCGTCGTCGGCCGGCGCTGGAGGATGATGAGGAGATAGCACAGAAATCACGCAGTGAGCTGGATGCAGTGGATCCGCCAAGAAAGCGACTGGACAAATGCCGCATCAATGGCACCAATGCGCCCAGTTATGGACAGATCTCGGAGGGTTCACCACTCACGCCGCGACGACAGGCCTTCAA TTTCCGCTCGTATAGTAGCACACGGAATCACCAGAGACGCTCGCCCACAACAGTGTCGTCTTCGGTGCGTAGCTCCTCATATCACAGTCCGACACGATGCAACTCTCCGATGAGTTCGGCCCAGCAACAGGCGAATGCCATATCGAGGCCATCCTCGCCAGCGGCGGGCACACGTCATTCCACGTATGGGGATCGTGAACGTTCCGGTTCGGTGCATCATCCGTCGGTCAGTCGGACGCCATCGCACAGCTCACAGAAGAGCATTGAGGGGGATGTGGTGGTGGTGAGGGAACCACGTCTGGAGCGTCGCGATTCGTCACGTCAGGCGCCAGAACGAAGTGGTTCCGTGCGGGATCGTGGCGATTGTGTGGGTCCACCGCCTGGCAGTCCCGGTGGCAATTCGGGCAGCAATTCATCAGCGGCATCGCCATCGGTGCATCATCGCGCCAACTCAGGTCCGACAATTGCCATTAGTATGTTCCACGATCCAGACTCGAATAGTG TTGTGAATCCTAATGGCTCGCCAATGCTCAACAATAGCAGTCCTGGCATGCCCGGCTCACCCTGTAATACGCCTGGGGGGCAACTCTGGAAAACGCGACTCACGAATATCAAGAACAGCTTTCTGGGCAGCCCGCGTTTCCATCGCAGAAAAATGCAGG TCTCCGCCGATGAGGTGCATTTAACTCCGGAATCTTCGCCAGAGTTGACCAAACGCTCTTGGTTCGGCAACTTGATAACCACGGAAAAGGATGAGACCTTCACCATATTGGTCAAGGGAAAACCCATTGCCACAGTCAAAGCTCATTTGATACATGCATTTCTATCC ATGGCCGAACTATCGCATAGTGTAGTTTCGCCCACCTCGTTCCGTGTGGAATATAAACGCAACGGCAACGGACCAGTTATGTTTCAGCGTCATGTCAAGTTTCAG GTTGACATAAGCGCCATTTGCAAACAAGGTGATATTGCGGATATGCTATTCGCTCTAACGTTTACACTGCTATCAG GCAATATTCGCCGCTTTCGTCGCATTTGCGAGCACATACAGTCGCAGGTGTGCTCGAAACGTTTTCCGGGTCCTAGCAGTCCGCCAACAGTAACCTCAGTCACCCAGGCGGTCTCCGAGAGCTCCTCGTGTGGTTCGGTATCCAGCGAACGTTTGTCCTACAAGCGCCAGGTG ATTGAAAACGATTTGGAAAATGATTCCATATTCTCATATAAATCGGGTAATGGACGTCGCGCATCAACGACgaataacaacaatgccaaTCCCGTGGATATACCAGGCAGTCCCATTGCAGTGCGTTCAAA CTCCGAGACGGCTGAGCATGAACGCAACCGCGAACTGCAGAGTGAGCGACAGGCGACAACGATGTCCGGTAGTGCAATCGCATGA
- the LOC117789246 gene encoding serine/threonine-protein kinase BRSK1 isoform X2, with protein sequence MQKENNVTAENCQFVGPYRLEKTLGKGQTGLVKLGVHCVIGKKVAIKIINREKLSESVLMKVEREIAIMKLIDHPHVLGLSDVYENKKYLYLILEHVSGGELFDYLVKKGRLTPKEARKFFRQIISALDFCHSHSICHRDLKPENLLLDEKNNIKIADFGMASLQPAGSMLETSCGSPHYACPEVIRGEKYDGRKADVWSCGVILYALLVGALPFDDDNLRQLLEKVKRGVFHIPHFVPPDCQSLLRGMIEVNPDRRLTLAEINRHPWVTAGGKGELELELPMMEVVQTHVIPTANAVDPDVLNAICSLGCFKEKDKLIQELLSASHNTEKVIYFLLLERKRRRPALEDDEEIAQKSRSELDAVDPPRKRLDKCRINGTNAPSYGQISEGSPLTPRRQAFNFRSYSSTRNHQRRSPTTVSSSVRSSSYHSPTRCNSPMSSAQQQANAISRPSSPAAGTRHSTYGDRERSGSVHHPSVSRTPSHSSQKSIEGDVVVVREPRLERRDSSRQAPERSGSVRDRGDCVGPPPGSPGGNSGSNSSAASPSVHHRANSGPTIAIIVNPNGSPMLNNSSPGMPGSPCNTPGGQLWKTRLTNIKNSFLGSPRFHRRKMQVSADEVHLTPESSPELTKRSWFGNLITTEKDETFTILVKGKPIATVKAHLIHAFLSMAELSHSVVSPTSFRVEYKRNGNGPVMFQRHVKFQVDISAICKQGDIADMLFALTFTLLSGNIRRFRRICEHIQSQVCSKRFPGPSSPPTVTSVTQAVSESSSCGSVSSERLSYKRQVIENDLENDSIFSYKSGNGRRASTTNNNNANPVDIPGSPIAVRSNSETAEHERNRELQSERQATTMSGSAIA encoded by the exons atgcaaaaggaGAACAATGTGACGGCAGAGAACTGCCAATTCGTTGGCCCCTATCGCCTCGAGAAGACCCTCGGCAAGGGACAAACGG GACTTGTCAAGTTGGGCGTGCATTGTGTGATTGGCAAGAAGGTGGccattaaaataatcaatcGCGAGAAACTCAGCGAATCGGTGCTAATGAAg GTTGAACGTGAAATTGCCATCATGAAACTAATCGATCATCCGCACGTGCTCGGTCTGAGCGATGTGTATGagaataagaaatatttatatcttataTTGGAGCACGTATCTGGCGGTGAGCTGTTCGATTATCTGGTTAAAAAGGGACGTCTAACGCCCAAAGAAGCACGCAAGTTCTTCAGGCAAATCATCTCAGCGCTGGATTTCTGTCATTCACACTCCATATG TCATCGTGACTTGAAGCCCGAGAATTTGCTGCTGGACGAGAAGAATAATATTAAGATAGCGGACTTTGGAATGGCCTCATTGCAGCCAGCTGGCAGCATGCTGGAAACATCATGTGGTTCACCGCACTACGCCTGTCCAGAGGTCATACGG GGTGAGAAGTACGATGGACGCAAGGCGGATGTGTGGTCATGTGGTGTCATACTGTATGCACTGCTGGTGGGTGCGTTGCCCTTCGACGATGACAACTTGCGCCAGCTGTTGGAGAAAGTCAAGCGCGGCGTCTTTCACATACCACACTTTGTGCCGCCCGATTGCCAGAGTCTGTTGCGTGGCATGATTGAAGTCAATCCGGACAGGCGTCTAACG CTGGCCGAAATAAATCGTCATCCCTGGGTCACGGCTGGTGGCAAAGgcgagctggagctggagctgccCATGATGGAGGTGGTGCAAACACATGTCATACCCACAGCCAATGCTGTGGATCCGGATGTCCTCAATGCCATATGCTCGCTCGGTTGCTTCAAGGAGAAGGACAAACTCATACAGGAGCTGCTTAGCGCCAG CCACAATACCGAAAAGGTTATTTACTTTCTGCTGCTGGAGCGTAAGCGTCGTCGGCCGGCGCTGGAGGATGATGAGGAGATAGCACAGAAATCACGCAGTGAGCTGGATGCAGTGGATCCGCCAAGAAAGCGACTGGACAAATGCCGCATCAATGGCACCAATGCGCCCAGTTATGGACAGATCTCGGAGGGTTCACCACTCACGCCGCGACGACAGGCCTTCAA TTTCCGCTCGTATAGTAGCACACGGAATCACCAGAGACGCTCGCCCACAACAGTGTCGTCTTCGGTGCGTAGCTCCTCATATCACAGTCCGACACGATGCAACTCTCCGATGAGTTCGGCCCAGCAACAGGCGAATGCCATATCGAGGCCATCCTCGCCAGCGGCGGGCACACGTCATTCCACGTATGGGGATCGTGAACGTTCCGGTTCGGTGCATCATCCGTCGGTCAGTCGGACGCCATCGCACAGCTCACAGAAGAGCATTGAGGGGGATGTGGTGGTGGTGAGGGAACCACGTCTGGAGCGTCGCGATTCGTCACGTCAGGCGCCAGAACGAAGTGGTTCCGTGCGGGATCGTGGCGATTGTGTGGGTCCACCGCCTGGCAGTCCCGGTGGCAATTCGGGCAGCAATTCATCAGCGGCATCGCCATCGGTGCATCATCGCGCCAACTCAGGTCCGACAATTGCCATTA TTGTGAATCCTAATGGCTCGCCAATGCTCAACAATAGCAGTCCTGGCATGCCCGGCTCACCCTGTAATACGCCTGGGGGGCAACTCTGGAAAACGCGACTCACGAATATCAAGAACAGCTTTCTGGGCAGCCCGCGTTTCCATCGCAGAAAAATGCAGG TCTCCGCCGATGAGGTGCATTTAACTCCGGAATCTTCGCCAGAGTTGACCAAACGCTCTTGGTTCGGCAACTTGATAACCACGGAAAAGGATGAGACCTTCACCATATTGGTCAAGGGAAAACCCATTGCCACAGTCAAAGCTCATTTGATACATGCATTTCTATCC ATGGCCGAACTATCGCATAGTGTAGTTTCGCCCACCTCGTTCCGTGTGGAATATAAACGCAACGGCAACGGACCAGTTATGTTTCAGCGTCATGTCAAGTTTCAG GTTGACATAAGCGCCATTTGCAAACAAGGTGATATTGCGGATATGCTATTCGCTCTAACGTTTACACTGCTATCAG GCAATATTCGCCGCTTTCGTCGCATTTGCGAGCACATACAGTCGCAGGTGTGCTCGAAACGTTTTCCGGGTCCTAGCAGTCCGCCAACAGTAACCTCAGTCACCCAGGCGGTCTCCGAGAGCTCCTCGTGTGGTTCGGTATCCAGCGAACGTTTGTCCTACAAGCGCCAGGTG ATTGAAAACGATTTGGAAAATGATTCCATATTCTCATATAAATCGGGTAATGGACGTCGCGCATCAACGACgaataacaacaatgccaaTCCCGTGGATATACCAGGCAGTCCCATTGCAGTGCGTTCAAA CTCCGAGACGGCTGAGCATGAACGCAACCGCGAACTGCAGAGTGAGCGACAGGCGACAACGATGTCCGGTAGTGCAATCGCATGA
- the LOC117789246 gene encoding serine/threonine-protein kinase BRSK2 isoform X3 produces MQKENNVTAENCQFVGPYRLEKTLGKGQTGLVKLGVHCVIGKKVAIKIINREKLSESVLMKVEREIAIMKLIDHPHVLGLSDVYENKKYLYLILEHVSGGELFDYLVKKGRLTPKEARKFFRQIISALDFCHSHSICHRDLKPENLLLDEKNNIKIADFGMASLQPAGSMLETSCGSPHYACPEVIRGEKYDGRKADVWSCGVILYALLVGALPFDDDNLRQLLEKVKRGVFHIPHFVPPDCQSLLRGMIEVNPDRRLTLAEINRHPWVTAGGKGELELELPMMEVVQTHVIPTANAVDPDVLNAICSLGCFKEKDKLIQELLSASHNTEKVIYFLLLERKRRRPALEDDEEIAQKSRSELDAVDPPRKRLDKCRINGTNAPSYGQISEGSPLTPRRQAFNFRSYSSTRNHQRRSPTTVSSSVRSSSYHSPTRCNSPMSSAQQQANAISRPSSPAAGTRHSTYGDRERSGSVHHPSVSRTPSHSSQKSIEGDVVVVREPRLERRDSSRQAPERSGSVRDRGDCVGPPPGSPGGNSGSNSSAASPSVHHRANSVVNPNGSPMLNNSSPGMPGSPCNTPGGQLWKTRLTNIKNSFLGSPRFHRRKMQVSADEVHLTPESSPELTKRSWFGNLITTEKDETFTILVKGKPIATVKAHLIHAFLSMAELSHSVVSPTSFRVEYKRNGNGPVMFQRHVKFQVDISAICKQGDIADMLFALTFTLLSGNIRRFRRICEHIQSQVCSKRFPGPSSPPTVTSVTQAVSESSSCGSVSSERLSYKRQVIENDLENDSIFSYKSGNGRRASTTNNNNANPVDIPGSPIAVRSNSETAEHERNRELQSERQATTMSGSAIA; encoded by the exons atgcaaaaggaGAACAATGTGACGGCAGAGAACTGCCAATTCGTTGGCCCCTATCGCCTCGAGAAGACCCTCGGCAAGGGACAAACGG GACTTGTCAAGTTGGGCGTGCATTGTGTGATTGGCAAGAAGGTGGccattaaaataatcaatcGCGAGAAACTCAGCGAATCGGTGCTAATGAAg GTTGAACGTGAAATTGCCATCATGAAACTAATCGATCATCCGCACGTGCTCGGTCTGAGCGATGTGTATGagaataagaaatatttatatcttataTTGGAGCACGTATCTGGCGGTGAGCTGTTCGATTATCTGGTTAAAAAGGGACGTCTAACGCCCAAAGAAGCACGCAAGTTCTTCAGGCAAATCATCTCAGCGCTGGATTTCTGTCATTCACACTCCATATG TCATCGTGACTTGAAGCCCGAGAATTTGCTGCTGGACGAGAAGAATAATATTAAGATAGCGGACTTTGGAATGGCCTCATTGCAGCCAGCTGGCAGCATGCTGGAAACATCATGTGGTTCACCGCACTACGCCTGTCCAGAGGTCATACGG GGTGAGAAGTACGATGGACGCAAGGCGGATGTGTGGTCATGTGGTGTCATACTGTATGCACTGCTGGTGGGTGCGTTGCCCTTCGACGATGACAACTTGCGCCAGCTGTTGGAGAAAGTCAAGCGCGGCGTCTTTCACATACCACACTTTGTGCCGCCCGATTGCCAGAGTCTGTTGCGTGGCATGATTGAAGTCAATCCGGACAGGCGTCTAACG CTGGCCGAAATAAATCGTCATCCCTGGGTCACGGCTGGTGGCAAAGgcgagctggagctggagctgccCATGATGGAGGTGGTGCAAACACATGTCATACCCACAGCCAATGCTGTGGATCCGGATGTCCTCAATGCCATATGCTCGCTCGGTTGCTTCAAGGAGAAGGACAAACTCATACAGGAGCTGCTTAGCGCCAG CCACAATACCGAAAAGGTTATTTACTTTCTGCTGCTGGAGCGTAAGCGTCGTCGGCCGGCGCTGGAGGATGATGAGGAGATAGCACAGAAATCACGCAGTGAGCTGGATGCAGTGGATCCGCCAAGAAAGCGACTGGACAAATGCCGCATCAATGGCACCAATGCGCCCAGTTATGGACAGATCTCGGAGGGTTCACCACTCACGCCGCGACGACAGGCCTTCAA TTTCCGCTCGTATAGTAGCACACGGAATCACCAGAGACGCTCGCCCACAACAGTGTCGTCTTCGGTGCGTAGCTCCTCATATCACAGTCCGACACGATGCAACTCTCCGATGAGTTCGGCCCAGCAACAGGCGAATGCCATATCGAGGCCATCCTCGCCAGCGGCGGGCACACGTCATTCCACGTATGGGGATCGTGAACGTTCCGGTTCGGTGCATCATCCGTCGGTCAGTCGGACGCCATCGCACAGCTCACAGAAGAGCATTGAGGGGGATGTGGTGGTGGTGAGGGAACCACGTCTGGAGCGTCGCGATTCGTCACGTCAGGCGCCAGAACGAAGTGGTTCCGTGCGGGATCGTGGCGATTGTGTGGGTCCACCGCCTGGCAGTCCCGGTGGCAATTCGGGCAGCAATTCATCAGCGGCATCGCCATCGGTGCATCATCGCGCCAACTCAG TTGTGAATCCTAATGGCTCGCCAATGCTCAACAATAGCAGTCCTGGCATGCCCGGCTCACCCTGTAATACGCCTGGGGGGCAACTCTGGAAAACGCGACTCACGAATATCAAGAACAGCTTTCTGGGCAGCCCGCGTTTCCATCGCAGAAAAATGCAGG TCTCCGCCGATGAGGTGCATTTAACTCCGGAATCTTCGCCAGAGTTGACCAAACGCTCTTGGTTCGGCAACTTGATAACCACGGAAAAGGATGAGACCTTCACCATATTGGTCAAGGGAAAACCCATTGCCACAGTCAAAGCTCATTTGATACATGCATTTCTATCC ATGGCCGAACTATCGCATAGTGTAGTTTCGCCCACCTCGTTCCGTGTGGAATATAAACGCAACGGCAACGGACCAGTTATGTTTCAGCGTCATGTCAAGTTTCAG GTTGACATAAGCGCCATTTGCAAACAAGGTGATATTGCGGATATGCTATTCGCTCTAACGTTTACACTGCTATCAG GCAATATTCGCCGCTTTCGTCGCATTTGCGAGCACATACAGTCGCAGGTGTGCTCGAAACGTTTTCCGGGTCCTAGCAGTCCGCCAACAGTAACCTCAGTCACCCAGGCGGTCTCCGAGAGCTCCTCGTGTGGTTCGGTATCCAGCGAACGTTTGTCCTACAAGCGCCAGGTG ATTGAAAACGATTTGGAAAATGATTCCATATTCTCATATAAATCGGGTAATGGACGTCGCGCATCAACGACgaataacaacaatgccaaTCCCGTGGATATACCAGGCAGTCCCATTGCAGTGCGTTCAAA CTCCGAGACGGCTGAGCATGAACGCAACCGCGAACTGCAGAGTGAGCGACAGGCGACAACGATGTCCGGTAGTGCAATCGCATGA